One Symphalangus syndactylus isolate Jambi chromosome 20, NHGRI_mSymSyn1-v2.1_pri, whole genome shotgun sequence DNA segment encodes these proteins:
- the LOC129469550 gene encoding mediator of RNA polymerase II transcription subunit 28-like has translation MAAPLGGMFSGQPPGPPQAPPGLPGQASLLQAAPGAPRPSSSTLVDELESSFEACFASLVSQDYVNGTDQEEIRTGVDQCIQKFLDIARRTECFFLQKRLQLSVQKPEQVIKEDVSELRNELQRKDALVQKHLTKLRHWQQVLEDINVQHKKPADIPQGSLAYLEQASANIPAPLKPT, from the coding sequence ATGGCGGCTCCGCTAGGGGGTATGTTTTCTGGGCAGCCACCCGGGCCCCCTCAGGCCCCGCCGGGCCTTCCGGGCCAAGCTTCGCTTCTTCAGGCAGCTCCAGGCGCTCCTAGACCTTCCAGCAGTACTTTGGTGGACGAATTGGAGTCATCTTTCGAGGCTTGCTTTGCGTCTCTGGTGAGTCAGGACTATGTCAATGGCACCGATCAGGAAGAAATTCGAACCGGTGTTGATCAGTGTATCCAGAAGTTTCTGGATATTGCAAGACGGACAGAATGTTTTTTCTTACAAAAAAGATTGCAGTTATCTGTCCAGAAACCAGAGCAAGTTATCAAAGAGGATGTGTCAGAACTAAGGAATGAATTACAGCGGAAAGATGCACTAGTCCAGAAGCACTTGACAAAGCTGAGGCATTGGCAGCAGGTGCTGGAGGACATCAACGTGCAGCACAAAAAGCCCGCCGACATCCCTCAGGGCTCCTTGGCCTACCTGGAGCAGGCGTCTGCCAACATCCCTGCACCTCTGAAGCCAACGTGA